A genomic segment from Nodularia sphaerocarpa UHCC 0038 encodes:
- a CDS encoding 6-carboxytetrahydropterin synthase, producing MQCIVNRRAQFSASHRYFLPELSEAENTEKFGAGSKFPGHGHNYVLFISLAGELDKYGMVLNLSDVKHVIKHEVTSQLDYSYLNDVWAEFQETLPTTENIARVIWQRLVPHLPLVRVQLFEHPELWADYIGDGMEAYLSISTHFSAAHRLAHPQLSNEENAEIYGKCARPHGHGHNYHLEVTVKGEIDPRTGMIIDLGALNQAVEDYVLEAFDHTFLNKDIPFFADVVPTAENIALYISNLLRSPIQELGGTLYKIKLIESPNNSCEIYCTESNATTVSAAKSVPVLV from the coding sequence ATGCAATGTATTGTTAATCGTCGCGCTCAGTTTTCAGCTAGTCATCGGTATTTCTTACCAGAACTGAGTGAAGCCGAAAATACTGAGAAATTTGGTGCTGGTTCTAAATTTCCCGGACATGGACACAACTATGTTTTATTTATCTCCCTGGCTGGAGAATTGGATAAATATGGCATGGTACTCAACTTGTCTGATGTGAAACACGTCATTAAGCACGAAGTTACCAGCCAACTAGACTATTCTTACCTCAATGATGTGTGGGCAGAATTTCAAGAAACTTTACCCACGACTGAAAATATTGCACGGGTAATTTGGCAGCGTTTAGTACCGCATTTACCCTTAGTGCGCGTGCAGTTATTTGAACATCCTGAACTTTGGGCAGATTATATAGGAGACGGAATGGAAGCCTACCTCAGCATTAGTACTCACTTTAGCGCCGCCCATCGGTTGGCTCATCCTCAACTCAGTAACGAAGAAAATGCTGAGATTTATGGTAAATGCGCTCGTCCTCATGGTCACGGTCATAATTACCATCTAGAAGTTACAGTCAAAGGCGAAATTGATCCACGCACGGGGATGATTATCGATTTAGGGGCTTTAAATCAGGCGGTTGAAGATTATGTGCTGGAAGCATTCGATCACACTTTTTTAAACAAAGACATCCCTTTCTTTGCGGATGTTGTACCCACTGCTGAGAATATCGCACTTTACATTAGTAATTTACTGCGATCGCCTATTCAGGAATTGGGAGGTACGCTTTACAAAATCAAACTGATTGAAAGTCCTAATAACTCCTGTGAAATTTACTGCACAGAATCAAATGCAACTACTGTCAGTGCAGCAAAATCTGTGCCAGTGTTAGTTTAG
- a CDS encoding J domain-containing protein — protein sequence MVDFKQVSNHYETLKVNANASQAEIKQSYRRLVKLFHPDSNQQSADKEQIIRINAAYEVLKDSQNRLSYDRQLQDESQKLNNSSYQQRAASAQKRYQTTRTGRDADEHVEEWLRLVYQPVNELLDHILNSLDGQIEELAADPFDDELLEEFQEYLNTCRDDLKQAQLTFRSLPNPPSLARAAAYLYHSLSQVADGVEELAYFPLSYDERYLHTGQELFRIAARLYYEVQESVS from the coding sequence ATGGTCGATTTTAAACAGGTTTCTAACCACTACGAAACGCTCAAAGTTAATGCCAATGCTAGCCAAGCGGAGATTAAGCAATCTTATCGCCGCTTGGTAAAGTTGTTTCACCCTGACAGCAATCAGCAATCAGCAGATAAAGAGCAGATTATTCGCATCAATGCAGCCTATGAGGTTTTAAAAGATAGTCAAAATCGTCTCAGCTATGACCGACAACTGCAAGACGAGTCCCAAAAACTAAATAACAGTAGTTATCAACAGCGTGCAGCATCGGCTCAAAAACGTTACCAGACAACACGAACCGGACGAGATGCTGATGAACACGTTGAGGAATGGCTACGCCTAGTTTATCAACCAGTCAATGAGCTACTTGATCATATTCTCAATTCTCTAGACGGTCAAATTGAGGAACTAGCCGCCGATCCTTTTGATGATGAATTATTAGAAGAATTTCAAGAATATTTAAATACCTGTCGAGACGACTTGAAGCAAGCCCAACTTACTTTTCGTTCTCTACCAAATCCCCCCAGTTTAGCCAGAGCCGCAGCTTATCTGTACCATAGTCTCAGTCAAGTAGCAGATGGTGTAGAAGAGTTAGCTTACTTTCCTTTGAGCTACGATGAGCGTTATTTGCATACAGGACAGGAATTATTTCGGATAGCTGCGAGATTGTACTACGAGGTACAAGAATCTGTAAGTTAA
- the cysK gene encoding cysteine synthase A — protein sequence MKIARNITELVGRTPLVQLNRIPQAEGCVAQILVKLESMNPSASVKDRIGVSMINAAEAEKLITPGKTLLVEPTSGNTGIALAMAAAAKGYRLILTMPETMSGERRAMLRAYGAELELTPGIEGMTGAIRRAQEIVDTTPHTYMLQQFRNPANAKVHRETTAEEIWEDTDGQVDMIVAGVGTGGTITGVAEVLKARKPSFQAIAVEPTNSPVLSGGRPGPHKIQGIGAGFVPKVLKVELISEVITVSDEDAIAYGRRLAREEGLLSGISTGAALCAAIRVAQRPENEGRLIVMIQPSFGERYLSTPLFQDLEAKVAASIS from the coding sequence ATGAAGATTGCCCGTAACATTACAGAACTTGTTGGTCGGACACCCCTAGTACAGTTAAACCGGATCCCCCAAGCTGAAGGATGTGTGGCGCAAATACTGGTGAAACTTGAAAGTATGAACCCATCGGCATCAGTCAAAGACCGGATTGGGGTAAGTATGATTAACGCCGCAGAAGCTGAAAAGTTGATTACTCCGGGAAAAACCTTATTGGTAGAACCCACATCGGGAAATACAGGTATTGCTCTAGCTATGGCCGCAGCAGCTAAGGGTTATCGGTTAATTTTGACTATGCCAGAAACTATGAGCGGGGAACGCCGGGCGATGTTGCGGGCTTATGGGGCAGAATTAGAACTGACACCGGGAATTGAAGGCATGACGGGGGCAATTCGCCGCGCTCAGGAAATAGTTGACACTACGCCACATACTTATATGTTGCAGCAGTTCCGCAATCCAGCTAATGCTAAAGTGCATCGGGAAACTACAGCTGAGGAAATTTGGGAGGATACCGATGGACAGGTAGATATGATTGTGGCGGGTGTGGGTACTGGTGGTACGATTACTGGTGTAGCGGAAGTTTTGAAAGCCCGTAAACCGAGTTTTCAAGCGATCGCAGTTGAACCAACCAATAGCCCAGTATTATCAGGAGGACGACCAGGCCCCCACAAAATCCAAGGAATTGGGGCGGGGTTTGTGCCTAAAGTCCTGAAAGTAGAACTGATTTCTGAAGTCATTACCGTCAGCGATGAGGATGCGATCGCTTATGGTCGGCGTTTAGCCAGAGAAGAAGGGCTACTATCTGGTATTTCCACTGGTGCTGCTTTATGTGCAGCCATTCGTGTAGCCCAACGTCCAGAAAATGAAGGACGCTTAATAGTAATGATTCAGCCCAGTTTTGGAGAAAGATATTTAAGTACACCTTTGTTCCAAGACTTGGAGGCTAAAGTAGCCGCTAGCATCAGCTAA
- a CDS encoding RrF2 family transcriptional regulator, producing the protein MELSCKSEYAILALIEMATHYQSGEPMQIRQIAAQQSIPDRYLEQLLATLRRGGIVKSQRGSKGGYFLTREPWKITVFDVLECLEGLDVRTCEEDTNPKSIDTSVIKEIWQEACQAANLVLQNYTLQDLCEKRDSRRQLDIMYYI; encoded by the coding sequence GTGGAACTATCCTGTAAATCTGAATACGCCATTCTCGCCTTAATCGAGATGGCCACTCATTATCAAAGCGGCGAACCGATGCAAATTCGCCAAATCGCCGCCCAACAAAGCATCCCCGACCGCTATTTGGAACAATTACTGGCGACGTTGAGACGCGGAGGTATAGTCAAAAGTCAACGGGGTTCCAAAGGTGGCTATTTTTTGACCCGCGAACCTTGGAAAATTACGGTCTTCGATGTTTTAGAATGTTTGGAAGGGTTAGATGTGCGGACTTGTGAAGAAGATACTAATCCCAAAAGTATCGATACTTCTGTGATTAAGGAAATCTGGCAAGAAGCTTGTCAGGCGGCAAACTTAGTTTTACAAAACTACACACTTCAGGATCTTTGTGAAAAAAGAGATTCCCGCAGGCAATTGGATATTATGTACTACATTTAG
- a CDS encoding iron uptake porin, with translation MSNILWKSLVVSPAVLGATLLVSAAAIAAPTTTTEVSATEQQAATEVAQQPEIFAQATNDTNVINQVNNYSNEGKQNTTQSQVTSVSQFSDVQPTDWAFQALQSLVERYGCIAGYPNATYRGNRALTRYEFAAGLNACLDRVNELIATATADMVTRQDLATLQRLQEEFSAELATLRGRVDSLEARTAELEANQFSTTTKLAGEAIFALTDGFGDTAGENNNTVFQNRVRLGLQSSFTGRDVLTTRLTSGNATPLNLGLPNSGEGLQTFNEGNTGGNNVEIDRLTYQAPIGPAQVYLAANGGKHSHYAAVNNPYFADGTDGGNGALTTFASENPIYRVGGGAGLAFTLPFGQGGGILRPSSLTVGYLGSEANNPTPGSGIFEGNYAALGQLNFSLGDRLALAATYVHGYHGQGSNLFDAGSSLGTPVVGTSIANTLQNPSSTNSYGVSAAFRPSEKLSFSGFVSYTDVTGFGIGDDKEVWTYGVGVALPDFGKRGNVLGIFAGAQPYALNVVDGSNKVPYQVEGFYKYRVSDNVSVTPGVIWVTNPGQNSDNDDAFIGTLRTTFTF, from the coding sequence ATGTCTAATATCTTGTGGAAGTCCCTGGTGGTTAGCCCAGCAGTATTGGGAGCAACATTGTTAGTTTCAGCCGCAGCAATTGCCGCTCCAACTACCACCACTGAAGTCTCGGCAACTGAACAACAAGCCGCTACTGAAGTTGCTCAACAGCCAGAAATCTTTGCTCAAGCAACCAACGACACCAATGTTATTAACCAAGTTAATAACTACAGTAACGAAGGCAAACAAAATACTACACAGTCTCAAGTAACATCGGTTTCCCAGTTTTCTGACGTACAACCGACAGACTGGGCATTCCAAGCGTTGCAGTCCTTAGTTGAACGCTACGGTTGTATTGCTGGTTACCCAAATGCGACTTATCGCGGTAACCGGGCTTTAACCCGTTATGAATTTGCTGCTGGTTTAAATGCCTGTTTGGATAGAGTTAACGAATTGATCGCCACAGCAACAGCTGATATGGTGACCAGACAAGATTTAGCTACCTTACAACGTTTACAAGAAGAATTTTCCGCAGAATTGGCAACTCTACGCGGTCGTGTAGATTCCCTAGAAGCACGGACTGCTGAATTGGAAGCCAATCAGTTTTCCACTACTACCAAGTTGGCTGGGGAAGCAATTTTTGCTCTTACCGATGGCTTTGGTGATACAGCTGGCGAGAACAATAACACTGTCTTCCAAAACAGAGTTCGTTTAGGCTTGCAAAGCAGCTTCACCGGTCGGGATGTTTTGACCACTCGTTTGACATCTGGTAATGCTACTCCCTTGAACTTGGGTCTTCCTAACAGTGGTGAAGGTCTACAAACCTTTAACGAGGGTAATACTGGTGGAAACAACGTTGAGATAGACAGATTAACCTACCAAGCTCCTATCGGGCCAGCCCAAGTTTACCTCGCGGCTAACGGTGGTAAACACAGCCATTATGCAGCTGTTAATAACCCCTACTTTGCTGACGGAACTGATGGTGGTAACGGTGCTTTAACTACCTTTGCTTCTGAAAATCCCATCTATCGCGTTGGTGGTGGTGCAGGTCTTGCCTTTACCTTACCCTTTGGTCAAGGTGGTGGTATCCTCAGACCTAGTTCATTAACTGTAGGTTACTTGGGATCAGAAGCTAATAATCCGACTCCTGGTTCAGGCATATTCGAAGGTAACTATGCGGCTCTAGGACAGTTGAACTTTAGCCTTGGCGATCGCTTGGCACTAGCTGCAACTTATGTTCATGGCTATCATGGTCAAGGTAGTAATTTATTTGACGCGGGTTCCTCTTTAGGCACTCCTGTAGTAGGTACTTCAATAGCCAACACTCTACAAAACCCATCTTCAACCAACTCTTATGGTGTCTCAGCTGCGTTCAGACCCAGCGAAAAACTATCATTTAGTGGCTTTGTATCTTATACCGATGTCACAGGTTTTGGCATAGGTGATGACAAAGAAGTTTGGACTTACGGTGTTGGCGTAGCTTTACCTGACTTTGGTAAGAGAGGTAATGTCTTGGGTATTTTCGCAGGCGCTCAACCCTATGCACTGAATGTAGTAGATGGTTCTAACAAAGTCCCATACCAAGTTGAAGGTTTCTACAAGTATCGCGTTTCTGATAACGTCTCAGTTACTCCTGGAGTTATCTGGGTAACCAACCCTGGACAGAACAGCGACAACGACGATGCATTTATCGGTACTCTCAGAACAACCTTCACCTTCTAG
- a CDS encoding 4a-hydroxytetrahydrobiopterin dehydratase, whose amino-acid sequence MAQLLTDAEIQAQASRLSGWTVEGSKLQTTRKFKDFIAAIEFVNKLVEPAESSGHHPDIEISYNKVIITLTTHDAGGLTQKDFEVAQIISQIS is encoded by the coding sequence ATGGCGCAATTACTGACTGATGCAGAAATTCAAGCACAGGCCAGCCGTTTGTCAGGTTGGACAGTTGAAGGTTCCAAGTTGCAGACTACCCGCAAATTCAAAGATTTTATCGCCGCAATTGAATTTGTGAATAAGCTAGTAGAACCGGCTGAATCTTCGGGACATCATCCAGATATAGAAATTTCTTATAACAAAGTCATTATTACCCTGACGACACATGATGCAGGTGGGTTGACGCAAAAGGATTTTGAGGTAGCCCAGATAATTTCTCAAATCAGCTAA